From the genome of Colias croceus chromosome 9, ilColCroc2.1, one region includes:
- the LOC123694582 gene encoding uncharacterized protein LOC123694582, which translates to MASSLPQLNHTVYRKATHTDRYLNGESHHHPCQLASVGKSLFQRARHLCDAAHLSGELQHVKWVLRNNKLQAPPQHHRSRTKPHTVERQPAYLPYVKGVTDRIGRILRRASIKTIYKPHKKINQFLRPIKSNIPLQEAGVYKLDCDCGLSYIGQTKRSIANRLKEHIADIKHRRHKKSAVCEHTLDNNHLIRFDQPQILARENKFFPRLVREAIEIKKHPNFNREDGLKLSNTWDPVIKNLKSHVKRTKRLEDTISQYCQHPEKYSTYQLRRNRWR; encoded by the coding sequence atggcatcttCTTTACCTCAACTCAACCATACAGTGTATAGGAAAGCCACTCATACTGATAGGTACCTCAATGGTGAATCTCACCACCACCCTTGCCAACTAGCTTCTGTCGGTAAATCTTTGTTTCAGAGAGCCCGCCACCTCTGTGATGCTGCCCACCTCAGCGGGGAACTGCAGCATGTCAAGTGGGTACTACGTAACAACAAGCTGCAGGCGCCTCCACAGCATCACAGGAGTCGAACGAAGCCACACACAGTTGAAAGACAACCGGCCTACCTACCATATGTGAAGGGAGTTACTGACAGAATTGGAAGAATCCTAAGACGAGcttcaattaaaactatatataaGCCGCACAAGAAGATAAACCAATTCTTGAGaccaattaaaagtaatattccTCTACAAGAAGCAGGCGTGTACAAGTTAGACTGTGATTGTGGTCTCTCATACATCGGCCAAACAAAAAGAAGCATTGCTAACCGACTGAAGGAGCACATTGCGGATATCAAGCATCGGCGTCACAAAAAGTCTGCGGTATGTGAACACACACTGGACAACAACCACCTCATAAGATTTGACCAACCACAAATCCTTGccagagaaaataaattttttccaagacTTGTGCGCGAggctattgaaattaaaaaacatccaAATTTCAATAGAGAAGATGGTTTGAAACTCTCTAACACCTGGGATCCtgttattaagaatttaaaatcccaTGTCAAACGTACCAAAAGACTAGAAGACACGATCAGCCAATACTGCCAACATCCGGAAAAATACTCCACATACCAACTACGGAGGAATAGGTGGAGGTAg